In Thermococcus thioreducens, a genomic segment contains:
- a CDS encoding L-lactate MFS transporter, with product MVTSTQRWVVLVGTFLMGLVGGISYAWGVFVYPMMKAFGWSRAEAVLPYTVFMIVFTLTMFPAGRMQDVKGPRKTAMLGSLLFVVAYSLASLVGRFQSPWWLVITYGLIGGLGCGLVYASTTPPARKWFPDRPALAISIAVMGFGIAAMLFAPLKARHLIPTLGIPTTFLALGFITGGLGFLASLLVKNPPESFHVPARKGSSNTEDDIGPRKAIRTPTFWMLWLTFALVASGGFIVIGLVPVYGEQVLNLSPSRAALAISIFSFFNGFGRPLSGLLNDRYGPLMVMDVTYLLQAATLLAFPFLVTSDIPLYLASAIIGWSFAVTLASFPTLTALAFGVRNMGANYGLLFTAFGLASLSPTLASWIMGGSIDYSPAFIGAGILSGAGALVVIAMKRAGILHKR from the coding sequence GTGGTGACGAGTACACAGAGATGGGTAGTTCTCGTTGGAACCTTTCTGATGGGCCTCGTCGGGGGTATTTCCTACGCGTGGGGCGTCTTCGTCTACCCCATGATGAAGGCCTTCGGCTGGAGCAGGGCGGAGGCAGTTCTGCCATACACCGTCTTCATGATAGTCTTTACACTGACGATGTTCCCTGCCGGCAGGATGCAGGACGTTAAGGGGCCCAGAAAGACCGCCATGCTTGGCTCCCTGCTCTTTGTGGTGGCGTATTCTCTCGCTTCACTCGTCGGGAGGTTTCAGAGCCCCTGGTGGCTGGTCATAACCTATGGACTCATAGGCGGCCTCGGCTGCGGTCTGGTCTACGCGTCGACAACACCCCCGGCAAGAAAGTGGTTCCCGGACAGGCCTGCCCTAGCGATATCGATAGCTGTGATGGGATTTGGGATAGCCGCAATGCTCTTTGCGCCCCTGAAGGCCAGGCACCTGATACCGACCCTCGGGATACCCACCACCTTCCTTGCCCTTGGCTTCATAACCGGGGGGCTTGGCTTCCTGGCGTCTCTGCTGGTCAAGAATCCACCGGAGAGCTTCCATGTGCCGGCCAGAAAAGGGAGTTCAAACACTGAGGACGACATCGGGCCGAGGAAAGCCATCCGAACTCCCACTTTCTGGATGCTGTGGCTGACATTTGCGCTCGTGGCTTCAGGGGGGTTTATCGTGATAGGCCTCGTCCCGGTCTACGGGGAGCAGGTGCTGAACCTGAGCCCCTCACGTGCCGCACTGGCCATCTCGATATTCTCCTTCTTCAACGGCTTCGGGAGGCCTTTATCTGGCCTCCTCAACGACAGATATGGCCCCCTGATGGTCATGGACGTTACGTACCTCCTCCAGGCGGCTACACTTCTGGCCTTTCCGTTCCTGGTCACCAGCGACATCCCCCTGTACCTCGCCAGCGCTATCATAGGCTGGAGTTTTGCGGTAACGCTCGCGTCATTCCCTACCCTGACGGCTCTGGCTTTCGGCGTCAGAAACATGGGGGCCAACTACGGGCTGCTCTTTACCGCCTTCGGCCTGGCTTCCCTGTCGCCAACCCTCGCATCATGGATCATGGGCGGCTCGATTGACTATTCCCCCGCGTTCATCGGAGCGGGAATTCTCTCCGGGGCGGGAGCGCTCGTCGTGATAGCCATGAAGAGGGCGGGTATCCTCCACAAACGATAA
- a CDS encoding FKBP-type peptidyl-prolyl cis-trans isomerase: protein MMKVQKGDVIRLHYTGKVKETGEIFDTTFEDVAKEAGIYSEKGIYGPVPIAVGAGHVLKGLDEQLEGLEVGKKYEIIVPPEKGFGKRDPKLIKTFTLGQFRRQGIYPFPGMPVEIETESGRKLKGKVLTVSGGRVRVDFNHPYAGKHLVYEVEIVEKIEDPIEKVKALIELRMPVVDTEKVIIEVGEKDVAVDFGQLLNEIDKNTLVLGEILLESDLKFIGYEEVTFKPSVEELLKPPEEEKEVAELEGEASEPLVEKAEAAEPAETETGEKPAEEMKEEPAGETAEDTKEGVKTEEAAEEKAKEPKEAEEPEETEKEEKPKRKTTRKSTKGRKTRRTTTKKTTSKKKAKAAEEKSEESKEE from the coding sequence GTGATGAAGGTTCAGAAGGGAGACGTCATAAGGCTCCACTACACCGGAAAGGTCAAGGAGACCGGTGAGATATTCGACACGACCTTTGAGGATGTCGCCAAGGAGGCCGGGATATACTCCGAGAAGGGAATCTACGGCCCGGTTCCGATAGCTGTGGGAGCCGGCCACGTTCTCAAGGGACTGGATGAACAGCTTGAGGGCCTTGAGGTTGGAAAGAAGTACGAGATAATCGTCCCGCCCGAGAAGGGCTTCGGAAAGCGCGACCCCAAGCTCATAAAGACCTTCACCCTCGGCCAGTTCAGGAGGCAGGGCATCTACCCGTTCCCGGGAATGCCCGTCGAGATAGAGACCGAGAGCGGGAGGAAGCTCAAGGGCAAGGTTCTCACGGTCAGCGGCGGTCGCGTTAGGGTCGACTTCAACCACCCCTACGCCGGCAAGCACCTCGTATATGAGGTTGAGATCGTCGAGAAGATTGAAGACCCCATCGAGAAGGTCAAGGCCCTCATAGAGCTCCGCATGCCGGTGGTCGACACCGAGAAGGTCATCATTGAGGTCGGTGAAAAGGACGTTGCCGTTGACTTCGGCCAGCTTCTCAATGAAATCGACAAGAACACCCTTGTCCTCGGTGAGATACTCCTTGAGAGCGATCTCAAGTTCATAGGCTACGAGGAGGTCACCTTCAAACCGAGCGTTGAGGAGCTCCTCAAGCCTCCTGAGGAGGAGAAAGAGGTCGCCGAGCTTGAGGGAGAGGCCAGCGAGCCCCTCGTCGAGAAGGCTGAGGCTGCTGAGCCAGCGGAAACAGAGACAGGGGAAAAGCCTGCCGAAGAGATGAAGGAAGAGCCCGCCGGGGAGACCGCTGAAGACACCAAGGAAGGGGTAAAGACTGAGGAAGCCGCCGAGGAGAAGGCCAAAGAACCAAAGGAAGCCGAGGAGCCCGAAGAGACAGAGAAAGAGGAGAAGCCCAAGAGGAAGACCACGAGGAAGAGCACCAAGGGCAGGAAGACACGCAGGACGACCACCAAGAAGACCACCAGCAAGAAGAAGGCCAAGGCCGCCGAGGAGAAGAGCGAGGAATCCAAGGAGGAGTGA
- the mrtA gene encoding CPBP family archaeomyxosortase MrtA yields MSVRRNPWVLYIALLPFILLVRSTGGGIFQWAGYNLLFYFASPLLLASLLGFKPAELGVKVGKKEGYELALILFLLTIPLSLYGTTVPSMKEYYPIFEYSGWGDFLLKELAIGVIMFSHEAFYRGFMLFPLARKNEWLGILAQDIPYTLVHIGKPGIEVPYSFVAGIVFAKIDLKSGSFLPSFLLHWFGSLLFDILCVLL; encoded by the coding sequence ATGAGTGTCAGGAGAAATCCCTGGGTTCTCTACATTGCACTGCTACCGTTCATCCTCCTCGTCCGCTCCACCGGGGGCGGAATCTTCCAGTGGGCAGGCTACAACCTTCTTTTCTACTTCGCTTCACCCCTGCTCCTCGCAAGTCTGCTTGGCTTTAAGCCCGCCGAACTGGGGGTGAAGGTTGGAAAGAAAGAGGGTTATGAGCTGGCACTGATACTGTTTCTGCTGACGATCCCTCTGAGCCTCTATGGCACGACCGTGCCCTCTATGAAGGAGTACTACCCGATATTCGAGTACTCCGGTTGGGGCGACTTCCTCCTCAAGGAGCTGGCCATTGGGGTGATAATGTTCTCCCACGAGGCGTTCTACAGGGGATTTATGCTCTTTCCGCTCGCCAGGAAGAACGAGTGGCTCGGCATACTCGCACAGGACATCCCCTACACGCTCGTGCACATCGGCAAGCCGGGAATAGAGGTTCCCTACTCTTTCGTGGCGGGGATAGTCTTCGCCAAGATCGACCTCAAGAGCGGGAGCTTTCTTCCAAGCTTCCTGCTCCACTGGTTCGGGTCGCTTCTCTTTGATATTCTCTGCGTCCTCCTCTGA
- a CDS encoding heparan-alpha-glucosaminide N-acetyltransferase translates to MFDSEIYTDRRYWEIDLLRGIGITMMVVSNFVTDLGLFLNYSSHRTFWMGFAVTTATIFVFASGLSMWISYSRTLGKKPNPHWKYLRRFFKLFGLGLLITAVTYSLGMTIHFGILHFLGLATLLGMLFYRFGRFNVLWAVFFILGHLVLRNFHDGLWLLPIGIMPENYFTPDYFPIFPWFGVFLLGMTAGSVLYPDGRRKRDIGLPSSPLVHFVAFAGRHTLLIYVVHQPILVGLLRLIYGPLPGLPI, encoded by the coding sequence ATGTTCGACTCCGAGATATACACCGACCGCCGCTACTGGGAAATCGACCTGCTCCGCGGCATCGGAATAACGATGATGGTGGTCTCGAACTTCGTGACGGACTTAGGGCTGTTCCTTAACTACTCCTCCCACAGGACTTTCTGGATGGGATTTGCGGTCACCACTGCCACTATATTCGTCTTCGCCTCCGGCCTCTCGATGTGGATAAGCTACTCCAGAACGCTGGGAAAAAAGCCTAATCCCCACTGGAAGTATCTCAGGCGCTTTTTCAAGCTCTTCGGTCTCGGGTTGCTGATTACGGCTGTAACTTATTCCCTTGGCATGACGATCCATTTTGGGATCCTCCACTTCCTCGGCCTTGCAACGCTCCTCGGAATGCTTTTTTACAGGTTTGGGCGCTTTAACGTGCTCTGGGCGGTGTTTTTTATTCTGGGACATCTGGTTCTCAGGAACTTCCACGATGGGCTCTGGCTCCTGCCTATTGGAATAATGCCGGAAAACTATTTCACCCCTGACTACTTCCCGATATTCCCCTGGTTCGGGGTCTTCTTACTCGGAATGACTGCGGGGAGCGTTCTCTATCCTGACGGGAGGAGAAAAAGGGATATTGGCCTCCCGTCGAGTCCATTAGTTCACTTCGTTGCCTTTGCCGGGAGGCACACACTCCTGATTTACGTGGTTCACCAGCCGATCCTCGTGGGCCTGCTGAGGCTCATCTACGGTCCTCTTCCCGGCCTTCCAATCTAA
- a CDS encoding ATP-binding cassette domain-containing protein gives MMIRGKVVGSEIPRFKHRWFGILEVEAGEGKYRLYMTGNVAQWFLTGDEVEIEVLNEPGERNGAKVLDFDDYRLWKFYGGDKIPVWPLFEKTVEAKRYSPLTGELLYTYRLRAREARYESDFEAIAELEQYHYASQKEKVALWRCENGHIFEANTKQRCPVCGSEDVHILEIKGSTPASRFLILELVEREEYEPKILSYVRIDPPIPLMHRRLPNGEVEKNIREKVFPEEWFHPAFWPERIMRELYEELRKKYKKRIARSYLWEEAKWKALAETNTAGARIARVVVHPDYRSDGLGQLSVKSALEWIAERRVPEMRKRKHLVETIAQMARYNPFFEKVGFKFLWETASGRPVLFYPLSEDAREYIDLFLKEDPYAPPEGRLWRPSYGNVEPLNGPIRFVNVSKVFESELDIRGLPEEIQELLKAFGVRHRVIQRPVLRNLNFEIGPGELVAIVGASGAGKTTLLRLILGSANGWWEEKYRPTTGRIEVPGNVKASVLIPGEFEPNFGSESILEHVYRKIRDINAAVEILNRAGLSDAVLYRARFSELSTGQKERAKIASLLAEKPNLLLMDEFAAHLDTLTAMRVAKKVAEIVREAGITALIITHRPEVLKALDPDKVLFVGYGTARISKL, from the coding sequence ATGATGATACGCGGGAAGGTCGTCGGGAGCGAAATCCCGCGCTTCAAACACCGCTGGTTTGGAATCCTTGAAGTTGAGGCCGGGGAGGGAAAATACCGCCTCTACATGACGGGTAATGTCGCCCAGTGGTTCCTGACGGGCGACGAGGTGGAGATAGAGGTTCTCAACGAGCCGGGGGAGAGAAACGGGGCTAAGGTCCTTGACTTCGACGACTACCGTCTCTGGAAGTTCTACGGTGGGGATAAAATCCCGGTCTGGCCCCTCTTCGAGAAAACCGTCGAGGCAAAGCGCTACTCGCCTTTAACCGGTGAGCTGCTCTACACCTACAGACTCCGCGCGAGGGAGGCCAGATACGAGAGCGATTTTGAGGCCATAGCGGAGCTTGAGCAGTACCACTACGCGAGCCAGAAGGAGAAGGTCGCCCTGTGGCGCTGTGAGAACGGGCACATCTTCGAGGCAAACACCAAGCAGAGATGTCCCGTCTGCGGGAGCGAGGATGTGCACATCCTTGAGATAAAGGGTTCTACTCCGGCATCGCGTTTCCTGATCCTTGAGCTCGTCGAAAGGGAGGAGTACGAGCCAAAGATCCTGAGCTACGTCCGGATTGACCCGCCCATACCCCTCATGCACCGCAGACTGCCGAACGGCGAAGTTGAGAAAAACATCCGGGAAAAGGTATTCCCGGAGGAGTGGTTTCACCCGGCTTTCTGGCCTGAGAGGATAATGAGAGAGCTTTACGAGGAGCTGAGGAAGAAATACAAGAAAAGAATAGCGCGCTCATACCTCTGGGAAGAGGCCAAATGGAAGGCCTTGGCGGAGACCAACACCGCTGGAGCGAGGATTGCGCGCGTTGTGGTTCATCCAGACTACCGCTCCGATGGACTGGGGCAGTTAAGCGTTAAATCCGCCCTCGAATGGATAGCCGAGCGCAGGGTTCCCGAGATGAGGAAGAGGAAGCACCTCGTCGAGACAATAGCCCAGATGGCGAGGTACAACCCCTTCTTCGAGAAGGTCGGCTTCAAGTTCCTCTGGGAGACGGCGAGCGGGAGGCCCGTCCTATTCTACCCGCTGAGCGAAGACGCCAGAGAATACATTGACCTCTTTTTGAAGGAAGACCCCTACGCACCTCCCGAAGGAAGGCTTTGGAGGCCAAGCTACGGGAATGTTGAACCCCTGAACGGGCCGATACGCTTCGTCAACGTCTCCAAGGTCTTCGAGAGCGAGCTCGACATTAGGGGATTGCCGGAGGAGATTCAGGAACTTCTGAAGGCTTTCGGCGTAAGGCACCGCGTCATTCAGAGGCCTGTCCTGAGGAACCTCAACTTCGAGATAGGGCCCGGGGAGCTGGTTGCAATAGTGGGTGCGAGCGGGGCCGGGAAGACGACTCTCCTGAGGCTGATCCTCGGCTCTGCAAACGGCTGGTGGGAGGAGAAATACAGACCAACCACCGGTCGGATAGAGGTGCCCGGGAACGTAAAGGCCTCCGTCCTGATACCCGGTGAGTTCGAGCCCAACTTCGGCTCCGAGAGTATCTTGGAGCACGTTTACCGGAAGATCAGGGACATAAACGCCGCGGTGGAGATACTCAACAGGGCCGGCCTGAGCGATGCGGTGCTGTATAGGGCCAGGTTCTCGGAGCTGAGCACCGGGCAAAAAGAGAGGGCAAAGATAGCCTCGCTTCTGGCCGAGAAGCCAAACCTCCTCCTGATGGACGAGTTCGCGGCCCACCTCGATACGCTCACGGCAATGAGGGTGGCCAAGAAGGTCGCGGAGATAGTAAGGGAGGCGGGCATAACGGCGCTCATAATTACCCACAGGCCGGAGGTTCTAAAGGCTTTGGATCCGGACAAGGTGCTCTTCGTCGGCTACGGGACGGCAAGGATATCTAAACTATGA
- the thiD gene encoding bifunctional hydroxymethylpyrimidine kinase/phosphomethylpyrimidine kinase — protein sequence MAVLIIAGLDTGGGAGLKADIETVSALGEHPLPVLTSVTYQNPEKVSGYFSLPAEVVREEIRAVRGHFDIKAVKVGVLGSGEAVKIVAEETRGLLRVLDPVLTSSTGHPLIDVEGVETLKDLLIPGSIVTPNVPEAEKLTGMKVSSVEDMKKAARILVDEFGAKTAVVKGGHLDYTDVLYWNGEFYEFRGEMIEGFTHGTGCAFSSALASLLAKGMGLPEAVEEAKRFVETAIVFSSSEGKCINPLAPLEIDVERWRTYSGLKNAVKRLVEMGELLNPFVPEVGTNFAYATPQGEVFAVKGRIVRYGKTIKPIGPVELNASDHLKRALLKFREFYPEVRAVINLRYSRELIERTEKLGLTVSFYDRREEPGEVKRAERGTMEWGIETAIRRVRERPDVIYHLGDWGKEPMVLVFGRDAREVVRKVKELLG from the coding sequence ATGGCCGTCTTGATAATAGCGGGCCTCGACACCGGCGGTGGAGCGGGTCTAAAAGCGGACATCGAGACGGTCTCGGCTTTAGGGGAGCACCCGCTCCCGGTTCTCACTTCGGTTACCTACCAGAACCCCGAGAAGGTTTCCGGCTATTTTTCCCTTCCAGCAGAGGTCGTGAGGGAGGAGATACGGGCCGTTAGGGGGCACTTCGATATTAAGGCAGTCAAAGTGGGCGTGCTTGGGAGCGGGGAGGCTGTAAAAATAGTCGCCGAGGAAACGAGGGGCCTTTTGAGGGTTCTTGACCCTGTTTTGACTTCCTCCACCGGTCATCCCCTGATAGACGTGGAAGGCGTCGAGACGCTAAAGGACCTCCTGATTCCAGGTTCTATAGTCACGCCGAACGTTCCAGAGGCCGAGAAGCTTACGGGGATGAAGGTTTCAAGCGTTGAGGACATGAAGAAGGCTGCCAGGATTCTCGTTGATGAGTTCGGAGCCAAGACGGCCGTCGTTAAGGGGGGACACCTCGACTACACCGACGTCCTCTACTGGAATGGAGAGTTCTACGAGTTCCGGGGTGAAATGATTGAAGGCTTCACCCACGGAACGGGCTGCGCATTTTCCTCGGCTTTGGCTTCCCTCCTCGCCAAGGGGATGGGGCTTCCGGAGGCCGTGGAGGAAGCAAAGCGCTTCGTTGAAACTGCGATAGTGTTCTCCTCCAGCGAGGGCAAGTGCATCAATCCCCTCGCACCGCTTGAAATCGACGTCGAGCGCTGGAGGACCTATTCAGGGCTCAAAAATGCAGTGAAAAGACTCGTGGAGATGGGTGAGCTTTTGAATCCCTTCGTTCCGGAGGTTGGGACGAACTTCGCCTACGCCACTCCCCAAGGCGAGGTCTTCGCGGTGAAGGGCAGGATAGTGCGCTACGGAAAAACGATTAAACCAATTGGACCGGTCGAGCTAAACGCGTCGGACCACCTAAAACGAGCCCTCCTCAAGTTCCGCGAGTTTTATCCTGAGGTAAGGGCTGTTATCAACCTCCGCTATTCAAGGGAGCTCATCGAGAGGACAGAAAAACTGGGCCTCACGGTTTCCTTCTACGACAGGCGGGAGGAGCCGGGGGAAGTAAAGAGAGCCGAGAGGGGAACGATGGAATGGGGTATAGAGACGGCGATAAGGAGGGTCAGGGAGAGGCCCGACGTAATATACCACCTCGGCGACTGGGGCAAGGAGCCGATGGTTCTGGTCTTCGGAAGGGACGCGCGGGAGGTTGTGAGAAAAGTTAAGGAACTTCTGGGCTAA
- the thiE gene encoding thiamine phosphate synthase — MGLRKALRLYVITARGDREEVRRVREALEGGATSIQLRAKSVTAREAYLAGREIRKLTREYGALFFVDDRIDLAIALDADGVQLGPGDIPIEVAKNVAPNLIVGASVYSVDEALKAEELGADYLGAGAVFSTPTKPEARILGLGGLREVVKRVSIPVVAIGGITQENAGEVMKTGVDGVAVISTVMCAPDVKKATQELKNVVGGV; from the coding sequence TTGGGGCTCCGCAAGGCCCTCCGCCTTTATGTTATTACAGCCCGCGGGGATAGGGAGGAGGTTCGGCGCGTCAGGGAGGCCCTTGAGGGAGGCGCCACATCAATCCAGCTCAGAGCAAAAAGTGTTACCGCAAGGGAAGCCTATCTCGCGGGAAGGGAGATAAGAAAGCTGACCCGGGAATATGGGGCCCTCTTCTTCGTTGACGACAGGATAGACCTGGCCATTGCCCTCGATGCGGACGGTGTTCAGCTGGGGCCTGGAGACATACCAATAGAGGTGGCAAAGAATGTTGCGCCCAATCTCATAGTGGGTGCCTCTGTTTACAGTGTGGATGAGGCCCTGAAGGCGGAAGAGCTTGGGGCCGATTATCTGGGAGCGGGGGCGGTTTTTTCAACCCCCACAAAGCCGGAAGCCCGGATACTGGGGCTTGGGGGCCTCAGGGAGGTAGTCAAAAGGGTCAGCATTCCTGTGGTTGCCATAGGGGGAATAACCCAGGAGAACGCGGGGGAGGTCATGAAGACCGGTGTGGACGGCGTGGCGGTCATCTCCACCGTTATGTGTGCCCCCGACGTCAAAAAAGCCACTCAAGAACTGAAAAACGTCGTTGGGGGTGTTTGA
- the thiM gene encoding hydroxyethylthiazole kinase yields MEWIGDALRKVREKRPLVHNITNYVVMNETANALLALGASPVMAHAIEEVGEMVSIADSLVINIGTLSPPWIASMEKAVKAASELGKPVVLDPVGAGATKLRTSTAMKLLEMGDISVIRGNFGEISALLGEHGKTRGVDSAEYSLESASQLAERAAGEFGTVVAVTGPVDFVSDGKRTYAVENGHKLLGKVTGTGCMATAITGAFLAVEEPLKATVSALVTFEVAAELASEAKYPGTFHVRLYDYLYAIDSETVVRMAKVRGV; encoded by the coding sequence ATGGAGTGGATTGGAGACGCCCTCAGAAAAGTGAGAGAGAAGAGGCCCCTCGTCCACAACATCACCAACTACGTAGTCATGAACGAGACCGCCAACGCCCTCCTCGCCCTTGGGGCATCGCCGGTTATGGCGCATGCCATTGAAGAGGTCGGGGAGATGGTATCCATAGCGGATTCGCTTGTGATAAACATAGGCACCCTCTCTCCCCCCTGGATAGCCTCGATGGAAAAAGCAGTTAAAGCGGCTTCCGAGCTTGGAAAGCCCGTTGTGCTCGACCCCGTCGGAGCAGGGGCGACGAAACTGAGGACATCAACCGCCATGAAGCTCCTTGAGATGGGCGATATCTCCGTTATCAGGGGAAATTTTGGGGAGATTTCTGCCCTCCTCGGAGAGCACGGGAAGACAAGAGGTGTTGATTCCGCTGAATACTCCCTTGAGTCTGCGAGCCAGCTCGCCGAGAGGGCCGCCGGGGAGTTCGGAACGGTCGTGGCGGTGACAGGTCCGGTGGACTTTGTAAGCGACGGAAAAAGAACTTATGCCGTGGAAAACGGCCACAAGCTCCTTGGAAAAGTCACCGGGACGGGATGCATGGCAACCGCTATCACTGGGGCATTCCTTGCGGTAGAGGAGCCCCTGAAGGCGACGGTCTCGGCCCTCGTGACCTTTGAGGTCGCGGCGGAGCTTGCGAGCGAGGCCAAGTACCCGGGCACGTTCCACGTCAGGCTCTACGACTACCTCTACGCCATAGACTCAGAGACTGTAGTCAGGATGGCGAAGGTAAGGGGGGTTTGA
- a CDS encoding sulfide-dependent adenosine diphosphate thiazole synthase gives MMREMEISRAIIEAYTRELLESLSLDVAIVGAGPSGMVASYYLAKNGAKVAVFEKKLSIGGGIWGGAMGFNKIVVQEEAREILDEFGITYKPLGKGLYVADAIETATTIASKAVKAGVRFFNMVEVEDLVVKDDRVAGIVINWTPVLMTGLHVDPLTVEAKFVIDSTGHGAQISQHLVRRGMLEVPGEGPMWAEKGEELTVEHTREIFPGLYVTGMAANAISGAPRMGPIFGGMFLSGRKAAFEILEKLGRG, from the coding sequence ATGATGAGGGAGATGGAGATAAGCAGGGCGATAATCGAGGCCTACACGAGGGAGCTTCTCGAGAGCTTGAGCCTCGACGTCGCTATTGTGGGCGCGGGCCCCTCGGGAATGGTTGCCAGCTACTACCTCGCCAAGAACGGGGCCAAGGTTGCGGTCTTCGAGAAGAAGCTCTCAATCGGCGGCGGAATCTGGGGCGGCGCGATGGGCTTCAACAAAATAGTCGTGCAGGAAGAAGCAAGGGAAATCCTCGACGAGTTCGGGATAACGTACAAGCCCCTCGGAAAAGGCCTCTACGTGGCGGATGCAATCGAGACGGCAACGACGATAGCGAGCAAGGCTGTAAAGGCAGGTGTGCGGTTCTTCAACATGGTCGAGGTCGAGGACCTGGTTGTCAAGGACGACCGCGTGGCTGGAATAGTAATCAACTGGACGCCGGTTCTCATGACGGGCCTCCACGTGGACCCTTTAACAGTTGAGGCGAAGTTTGTAATCGATTCAACGGGTCACGGGGCGCAGATAAGTCAGCACCTCGTCAGGCGCGGCATGCTTGAGGTTCCCGGGGAGGGTCCGATGTGGGCCGAGAAGGGTGAAGAACTGACCGTCGAGCACACAAGGGAAATCTTTCCCGGCCTCTACGTCACTGGAATGGCCGCGAACGCGATAAGCGGTGCCCCGAGAATGGGCCCGATATTCGGCGGAATGTTCCTGAGCGGAAGGAAAGCGGCCTTCGAAATTCTAGAAAAGCTGGGGAGGGGTTGA